GGCATCGCGGTGCGGGCGGCGCTGGACGCCGCCGCCGCGCTGCGCCAGGAGGGGTATTCGATCGGCGTCATCGACATGCCGACCATCAAGCCGCTGGATCGCGATGCCATCGTCCTGGCCAGCCGGCAGGCCCCGCTCATCATCACCATCGAGGAACACAATGTGATGGGCGGGCTCGGTTCCGCGGTGGCCGAAGTGCTGGCCGAGTCAGGCGCGGGTGCGCGTCTGGCCCGGCATGGCATAAACGATGAATTCAGCCTGATCGCGCCGCCCGCGTCGCTGTATGCGCACTACCGGCTGGATGCGGACGGCGTCAGGCAGGTAGTGCTCGAACAAATCGCCAAGCACGGAGGCAAGCCATGACGCCCATCAGCGGCAAGACCCGGGTCTTCGGCATCCTGGCCGATCCCATCCATCACGTTCAGGCGCCCGCGCGCCTGAACGCGTACTTCGCCGACGCCGGATACGACGGCGTGATGATCCCCATGCACGTACGGCCGGACAGTCTGCCGGCCGTCGTGGCGGGTCTGCGCGGCATGGAAAACCTGGGCGGCGTCGTCGTGACGGTACCGCACAAGACGGCCATTCTGGCCCTGTGCGATGAGGCGTCGGAAGTGACTCGCCAGATCGGCGCAGCGAACGTAGTGCGGCGGGATCCGGATGGGCGGCTGGTTGCCACCATGCTTGACGGAGAAGGCTTCGTGCGCGGCTTGCTGGGCGAGGGCAGGCAGGTCCAGGGCAGGCAGGCCTATCTGGCGGGCGCGGGCGGCGCCGCGAATGCGATCGCATTCGCCCTGGTGCAGGCCGGCGTGGCGCGGCTGACCATCGCCAACCGCACCGCGGCAAAGGCCGAGGATCTGCGGCGGCGCGTCCTGGCCCTGCATCCGCACGCCGACGTCCGTATCGGCAATGCCGATCCCAGCGGCCACGATCTGGTCATCAACGGCACGTCGCTGGGCTTGCGGCCGGGCGACGCGCTGCCCCTGGACGTATCGCGCCTGTCGCCGGCGCAACTGGTATGCGAAGTCATCATGCAGCCAAAGGAAACGGCGCTGCTGCTTGCCGCGCGCGAACGCGGCTGCGCTGTTCACTATGGGGCGCCGATGCTGGCCTCGCAACTGGCGCTGATGGCCGAATTCCTGGGCGTGCCGTCGGCGTCCCCTGCCGCATAACCGCCGGCTCCCTGACGATGGAAGACTACGACTTCATCATCGCCGGCGGCGGTACGGCGGGATGCATCCTGGCCGATCGCCTGACCGCCAACGGGCGCTACCGGGTGCTGATGCTGGAAGCCGGCCGCGATGCGGCCAATATGTGGGTGGCGATCCCCGCGGGCTTCAGCAAGCTTCTGGTGGACCCGGTCTACAACTGGCGCTTCCAGACCGAGCCCGAGGAGAACGTTTGCCAGCGCGCAATCGCGGTGCCGCGCGGCAAGGGTCTGGGAGGTTCGACGCTGATCAACGGCGGCATTTACGTGCGCGGACAACAGGCCGACTACGACGCCTGGGAGCGCGCCGGCGCTGAAGGATGGAGCTGGCGCGACGTGGCGCCGTATTTCCGCAGATTCGAAGACTATCCGCAGGGCGATGCGAGCCGCGGCAAGGGCGGGCCCATGCACCTCGTGCAGGTGCGCGAGCGCTTTCCCTTGTCCGAGGCCTTTCTGGCCGCGGCCCGGGAAGACGGCCAGCCCCTGAACCCGGACTACAACGGCGCGCGCCAGGAGGGCTTCGGCTACTACCAGGTGCTGCAGCATCGCGGACGCCGATGGAGCGTGGTGCAGGGCTATCTGGCAGCGGCAAGGCGCCGCCCCAATCTGCACATCCTGCCGGAAGCCCATGTGACGCGGCTGGTGTTCGAGGGCCGGCGTTGCGTCGGGGTGCGTTATCGCAGGCAGGGGCAGGAATCGACGGCGCGGGCGCGCATCGAGACCTTGCTATGCATGGGCGCGGTGCAATCGCCGCAGATGCTGGAGCTGTCCGGTATCGGCGATCCGCGACGCCTGGGCGGGCTGGGCGTTGGCGTCGTGCATCCGCTGCCTGGGGTGGGCGAGAACTACCAGGAGCATTTCGCCACGCGCATGAACTGGCGCGTCAAGGGGACGGTAACGCTGAACGAGATGTCGCGCGGATGGCGGCTGCTGCGGGAGCTGGGAAAGTACTACGCCGGCCGGCGAGGCATCCTGACCCTGGGAACGGGCTTGGTGCATGGCTTCGTCAGGACGTCGCCTGATCTGCCAGATGCCGACGTCCAGTATTTTTTCGTGCATGCCAGCTATGCCAACGCAGCCACGCGCATCCTGGATCGCCATCCGGGCATGACGATAGGCGTTACGCAGCTGCGGCCCCGTTCTGTCGGAAGCATCCATGCGCGCAGTCCGGATCCTTTCGATGCGCCATCGATCAGGCCCAATTTCCTGAGCGACGAGACCGACCGCCGCTGCCTGGTGGAAGGCATGCGTATCGCGCGCCGCATCGTTCATCGGCCCGCCATGCAGCGCTATGTGGAAGCGGAACTGAGTCCCGGCGAGCAGGTGAATACCTTCGAGGAATGGCTGGACTTCGCCCGGCGCAATGGGCAGACGATCTATCACCCGGTGGGCACCTGCCGCATGGGCCAGGACCCGAAGGCAGTGACGGACCCGCGGTTGAGGGTGCATGGCCTGGCGGGGTTGCGGGTGGTGGATGCGTCGGTCATCCCCAGCATGGTGTCGGGCAACACGCAGGCCGCGGTGATGATGGTGGCGGAGAAAGGCGCGGATCTGATCCTGGCCGATGCGGCCGCGGCGTAGCGTTGTCGCGCAGGCTCCGCTACGCCGGGGCAGGTCTTAGATGCTGCTGAGCGCGCTCGCGGTCAGCTCCCGCTCGTACGTGGCCACGTCCTCACGCGGCAAGTCGCCTTGGGTCATCGTGGCGCCCGGCGGTTGCACGCCGGTGTCCGTGCTCCCTGGGCCCGACGTGAGCACATCGGCCATGAAGGCCAGCGCGCCGACGATTCCCCCGTGCAGCATCGACGCAAGGTCCAGCGCGCGACGCCACGATCGGGAGGCTGCCATGTCGTCGTCCCGGCTGGGCCGGGCCCGATCCGGGTTTGGCCGCGACGCATGCCAAATGGAAGACGTCACCCCGCCATGGCCCGATGCGCGCTTGCGGCGCGCGGGCGGCGGCATGGCCGCGTCCGTGGATTTCGCATTCACGGGGACCTTGCGGTCCGCGCAGGTGTGGCCATCGTGGCACGGGGCGAGCAGGATGGTGGTGCGCCGGTCGAACACCATGGCGTCGACAATGGATTCGGGCGTGTCGCCCGGCTTGCGTTCCGGACCCAGCGAGGGGTGCGTGCGCGTCATGTGGACCAGGCGCTCATAGGCGCGCGTGCCTTGCAGATCTTTTCCCGTGTAGGTGTCGCCGGCGTCGCTGGCGTTGGCGTTGGCGTTGGGAGCGGGCCTCATGGCGTAGTAGCAATTGGGCGGCGCGGGCGGCCTGGCCGGGTCCTTTACCGCCTCGAAGGCCGCTGCGCCGACGGCGACCGCGGTACGCGGATCCATGCCTGGAATATCGCCGTTTTGGCCCCGTGCCAGGGGGATCGCCGTATTGTGCGAATCGCAAACCGGCGATGCGTGCGTGCGGGACAATGCAACCATCAGTGCCTCCATCGTGGGCGGTAGGGACCGGCTGAGTGCAGCGCCGTATACGAAAGTTCCGGGCGGTTACGATAGTCGCACCGCCGTGAACCAAAGGTCTGGAAGTGCTCATCGTCGAGGACGTGCATAAATCTTTCGCGACCGCGCAGGGCCCGTTGCCGGTTCTGCGCGGCGTGCGCTTGCGGCTGGAGGCGGGCCGCAGCCTGGCGCTGATGGGCGAATCGGGCAGCGGCAAAAGCACCTTGCTGCATATCATTGCGGGACTGGAAAAACCGGACAGCGGGCAGGTGCTTGCCGATGGCCGTGCCGTGCACGCCCGCGGCGAGGCGGGGCTGGCGCAGTGGCGGCGTACAGGCATCGGCCTGATCTTTCAGCAGTACAACCTGATCGGCAGCCTCGATGTATCGGCCAACCTGGCGTTCCACGCGCGGCTGGCGGGCCGCCACGACCCCGCGTGGGTCGCGCATATCACGGACCGCCTGGGCCTCGGGTCCTTGCTCGCCCGCTATCCGGAACAGTTGTCGGGCGGTCAGCAACAGCGCGTGGCGATCGGCCGCGCGCTGGCGGGCCGGCCCGCACTGGTGCTGGCCGACGAACCGACAGGCAGTCTGGACGAAGCAAGCGGCGACGCGGTGCTGGACCTGCTGCTGGAATTGGTGCGCGAGGCAGGCAGCGCATTGCTGATGGTCACGCATAGCGGCCGCCTGGCAGGCCGGCTCGACCGCCGCCTGACGCTGCATCTGGGGCGCATCCAGGCGGGGGTGCAGGACGGCGCCGTATCCAGGCGGCAGGCATGATGCGCAGCGTCCTGATAGCCATCCTTGCGCTGGCCAGTCATTGGCGGCGCCATCGTCTGCAGTGCGTCAGCATCCTCAGCGGGTTGTGGCTCGCGACCGCGTTGTGGAGCGGCGTGCAGGCGCTGAATGCCCAGGCGCGCGCCGATTACGCGCGTGCCAGCGCGGTGCTCGCGGGCGCCGATGCGGCGCAGTGGCTGCCGAGCACCGGAGAGTGGCTGGAGCAGGACGTCTATGTCGCGCTGCGCCGCGCCGGGTGGCAGGTCTCGCCGGTGGTGGAGGGGCGGCTGCGGTTCCCAGGGGATCCCCCGGTCGCCTTGCGGGTGCTGGGCATCGAACCGCTGAGCCTGCCGCCGGACAGCGTTGTGGCGGGGCGGCGGGCAGCCGCCTTCGACCTTGGGGCATTCATCGGCGAGCCGGGGCAGGCTTGGGCGGGTCCCGACACGCTGGCGCGGCTGGGGCTCATGGACGGCGACACGCCGGTCACCGTGGACGGCGACCGCCTGCCCCCGCTGCGCCTGCAACCGCAGCTGGCGCCGGGCGTCATCGTGATGGATATCGGCCACGCACAGCGGCTGCTGCACGCCGCCGGCAAGATCTCCCGCCTGCTGTTGGCTCAGGCCAGCGCGCGCACCCCCGACGGGACGGCGACGCCGGGCGGACACGATGGCGAGCCTGGCGCGGTCGAGCCGCCTGCGCAATGGGCCGGCCGATTGAAGGCCGCGCCGCCCGCAGACCGGGCGGACCTGGACCGGCTGACGCGCAGCTTTCACTTGAACCTGACCGCGATGGGACTTTTGGCTTTCATCGTGGGCCTGTTCATCGTCCACGCTTCCATCGGGCTGGCGCTGGAACAGCGCCGCCCGCTGCTGCGGACCTTGCGGGCGTGCGGCGTGAGCCTGCGCGTGCTGGTCGCCGCGCTGGGCGCCGAGTTGACCGCTTTTGCGCTGGCGGGCGGACTGGCCGGCGTGGCGACGGGGTATCTGCTGGCCGGCGCCCTGCTTGGAAATGTGGCGGCAAGCCTGCGCGGCCTGTATGGCGCCGAAGTCGCGAGCCATCTTGCCTTGCCGCCGTCCTGGTGGCTGGCCGGCATCGCGATGACGCTGGCGGGCATGCTGGCGGCTGGCGGCGCCAGTCTGTGGCGCGCCGCGCGCCTGCCCTTGCTGGCGCTGGCGCGCCCTCAGGCGTGGCGCGGCGCGCAGGCCGCGGCGCTGCGGCGTCGCGTCTGGGCCGCCGGCGCGCTGGCGATCGTCGCGGCCGCTTGCGGCGTAGCGGGCAACAGCCTGGCCAGCGCCTTCACGATGCAGGCGGCCATCCTCCTCGCGGCGGCGCTGCTGCTGCCCGCGCTGCTCGACGGCGCGTTGGCGTGGGCGGCCCGCCATGCCGGCGGCCCGCTGGCCGCGTGGTTCGTTGCCGACAGCCGGCAGCAGCTGCCCGCGTTGAGCCTGGCGCTGATGGCGCTGTTGCTGGCGCTGGCCGCCAGCGTCGGCGTCGGCAGCATGACCGAAGGGTTCCGCGCTACCTTCCTGGGATGGCTGGACCAGCGTCTGTCGGCGGACCTGTACGCGACCCCGCACGACAGCGCGCAAGGGGAGACGGCCGCCGCATGGCTGCGCGAACGCCGCGACGTGCATGCCGTATTGCCCCAGTGGCGCGCCGACACGCGTATCCAGGGATGGCCGCTGGAACTGCAGGGCGTCGAGAACCACGCGGAAACGCGTCGCCAGTGGCCATTGCTGTCGCACACGGGCGAGGCATGGGCGCGCGTCGCGCAGGGTGAAGGCGTGATGATCAGCGAACAGCTGGCGCGGCGTCTCGGCCTTGGGCTGGGCGCCCGGCTCGCGCTGCCGGCAGAAAACGGCGGGACGCGCGCCTACGCGATCGTGGGACTCTACGCGGACTACGGCAACCCCAAGGGCCATGTGCTGATGGACGCCGCCGCGTTGCGCCGCGATTGGCCGTCGGCATCCCTGCGCAGCCTGCACGTCTACGCCGTCGCGGGCCAGGCGGCGCACGTACGGGCCGCATTGGCGCGGCGCTTCGAAACCGCCGGCATGCAGATCGTGGACCAGGCCGGGATCAAACAATGGTCGCGTCAGGTTTTCGAGCGGACGTTCGCCGCCACGGGCGCCTTGAACGGGTTGACGCTGGGCGTGGCGGGGGTGGCGGTGTTCATCGGGTTGCTGACCCTGAGCCACAGCCGGCTGGCGCAGCTTGCTCCTCTGTGGGCCTTGGGCGTGCAGCGCTCCAGACTGGCCTGGCTGGCGCTGGGCCAGGTGTCGATGCTGTCCGCGATGACGGTGTTGTGCGCGATTCCGCTGGGCATCCTGCTGGCGTGGTGCCTGGTCGCCGTGGTGAATGTACAGGCCTTCGGGTGGCGGCTGCCGCTGCACGTCTTCCCCATGCAGCTGGTGCGGCTGGCGGCGCTGGGCCTGATGACGAGTTTGCTGGCCGCGGCCTGGCCGGTGTGGCAGTTGCGGCGGCGCCAGCCGGCGGAGCTGCTGCGGCAGTTCGCGGGCGAGGCTTAGGTCTATGGACGTGCATGGGACGCCGAATGGAATCGCGCAACCGGGAGCGGACGTGTTGAGGCGATATGGAGCACGGCTGGCTGGCCGGGTGGCGCTGGCGGCGGCCGTGCTGCTGACGGGCGGCTGCGAGCGGGCCGACCCGCCGCCGGGCGCCAGCTACGCGGGGCTGGGCAGCGAGGCGGGCGGCTATCTGCAGGTCGAACGCGGGCGGGCCTTGCAGTTTCCGGCCGACCATGGCGCCCATGACGGCTACCGCATCGAGTGGTGGTACGTCACGGCCGCTCTGGAGGACGAACAGGGGCAGCCCTGGGGCGCGCAGTGGACTTTGTTCCGGTCCGCCTTGCGGCCTGGCAGGGATGGCGCCGGTTGGGAAAGCCCCAATGTGTGGATGGCCCATGCGGCGCTGACCGACGCGCGCCGGCACGATTTCGCGGAGAAATTCGCGCGCGGCGGCGTGGGGCAGGCCGGCGTGCGGGCAACGCCCTTCGAGGCCTGGATCGACGACTGGTCGCTGCAGTCCGCCGGCGCGGCCCCGGACGATGCGGGCGAAAGCGCCGATGGCGTGAATCGGCTGACCATGCAGGCAGGCGGCAAGGACTTCTCGTATCGGCTGACCCTCGTGGCGGACGGACCGCTGGTGTTGCATGGCGATGGCGGTTACAGCGAAAAGTCCGGACAGGGCCAGGCGTCGTACTACTACAGCCAGCCTTTCTATCGCGTAGAAGGCGAGGTCCGGCGCGGCCAGGAGCGCCATCACGTGCGTGGACGGGCGTGGCTGGACCGCGAATGGAGCAGCCAGCCGCTATCGGCGGATCAGCGGGGTTGGGATTGGTTTTCGCTGCACCTGGCCGGCGGCGACAAGCTCATGCTGTTTCAGGTTCGCCAGTCCAGCGGCGGCCCTTTTCGGGCGGGCACGTGGATCGGCGCGGACGGCCGCGCCGTCGTGCTGGACGGAACGCAGATTCGGCTGGACCCGCAGGGTTGGACGGACCAGCACAACGGCCGCCGGGTGCCGACGCGTTGGCGTGTGCGCGTGGCCGGACCGTCGGGCAAGGAATTGGATGTCAATGCGGCGGCCGTGTACCCGCAAGCATGGATGGGGACCGCGTTTCCTTATTGGGAAGGTCCCGTGCGCCTGGATTCGGGAGGAACTGGGTATCTGGAGATGACGGGGTACTGAGGGCTGGCTTATCGAGCCTAGAATGACATGCATGGGCGGCTCGCCGCCGCTGCGCAACGGAGCAGCCTATGAGTTTATCGACCGATATCGAGTCCGTGCCCGCGCAGGGAGAAGTGCGCCAGCTCTTCATCCTGCTGCACGGCTCCGGCGGCGCGCCCGCCGACATGCAAGGCCTGGCCGAGGCAGTGCGGCGTGCGTTTCCGCAAGCGGCCATCGTCGCGCCCGCGGGTTTCGAGCCTTACGATGGGCCGGGCGAGGGCCGCCAATGGTTTTCCACGCGCGGCATCGATGAAGACAACCGCCCGGCGCGCGTGGCGCGCGCGTTGCCGGCGCTGGTGGCCTACATCCGCGCCTGCCAGCTGCGCTTTCACCTGCTGCAAAGCGACACCGCGCTTGCCGGGTTTTCACAGGGCGCCATCATGGCACTGGAAGCGACCGCGGCGCACGATGGCCTGGCCGGACGGGTGCTGGCATTTTCCGGGCGCTACGCGGCGATGCCGCACGCCGCGCCGCAATACACCACCATTCATCTTCTGCACGGCGCCGACGACAGCGTCATGCCTGTCAGCCATGCGAGGCGCGCGCAGGCCAGGCTGAGCGAACTGCACGGCGATTCCACCATCGACGTGGCGACGCACGTCGGACACGAGCTGCATCCCGCGCTGATCGAACGCGCCGTCGTCCGGCTGCAAACCTGCGTGCCCTTGCGCAGCTGGGAAGCGGCGCTGGGCCTGAATCAGGCCGCGCCGCCAGGCACCCTGCTGCATTGACGGCATTGCCGTCGTTGGGGCCGGCCGCGTATCAGCGGGAAGCGGGAACGAGTTGCGTCGCGCCGGCGGGCTGCGGCGCCGTCCCGGAGTCCTGGGTCTGCCATCCGCCGCCCAACGCCAGGAATAGCGTGATCTGATCGTTCGCGACCTGCGCCTGCGATGCGGCCAGGGCGCTTTCGGTGCTGGCCAGCGTGCGTTCCGCGTCGAGCACGGTCAGGTAATCGGTTTTGCCGTACTGATACAGCATCCGGGCCTGACGCGCCGCCTCGGCGGCCTGGTCGCGCGCGGCACGCAAGGCGGCGTCGCGGTCCAGTTCGCGCGCATAGGTTTCCAGCGCGCTTTCGGTTTCCCGCAAAGCATTGAGCACGGTGGCGTCGAATTGCGCGAAGGCGGCCTTGGCGCCGGCTTCAGCCTCGGCGATCCTGGCCTGCACCGCGCCGGTGTTCGGCAGGGTCCAGGAAATGAGCGGGCCGATGCTCCAACTGAAGGTGCCCGCCTGCGCGAAGAGGGAGGCCGGCCCCGCGGAGCCCGCCGACAGCCCCAGACTCACCTTGGGATAGAGGTCGGCCGTGGCGACGCCAATGCGGGCGGTGGCGGCGGCGAGATCGCGTTCGGCCTGACGGATATCCGCACGGCGGCGCAGCAGGGCCGCGCCATCGCCCACGGGAATCGGCTGCTTCAGCGTGGGCATCGCGGAGCACTCGCGCAGCGCCGCCGGAAACTGCGCGGGCGTGTCGCCGGTGAGCGTGGCAAGCTGGAACAGCGCAGTGCGGCGCTGCGCCTCGAGCGGCGGCAGGCTGGCGCGCAACTGCTCCAGCTGGCTGCGCGCACGCGCGACATCGAGCGGCGTGCCGCGCCCAAGGCGTTGCAGCCGTTCGTTGACTTCCACCGACTGCCGTTGCACGTCGACGGAGCGCCGGGCCGACAGCAGTTGCATGCCGGCCGCGCAGGCGGTGGTGTAGGCGCGCGTGGTCTGCGCCGCGACGGCCGCTCGCGTGGCGTCGTATGCGGCCTGCGCGGCGTCGCGATCGGCGCCGGCCGCTTCGATGGTGCGGCGGATCTGGCCCGCCAGGTCCAGCTGGTACGAAATGCCGGCGCTGCCGCTGTAGGACCATTGATTGGGCGGACGGAAATCGGGGGCCAGTTCCTGTACGCCCGATACGTGGCCGAACGTGGGCGAAGCGCTGAGCGAGATGCCGGGCCGAGTCTGCGCCCGGGCTTCGCGCACGATCGCGTCGGCGCGCTCCAGGTTGGCCGCGGCCACGCGCAGGTCGGTGTTCGCCGACAGCGCTTTTTCCACCAGACCGTTCAACGTCGGGTCGTCGTAAAGCCGCCACCATTGTCCGGGCACGGCCGCGTCGAGAAAGACGCGGCTGTCGTCCGCGCCGGCGAAGGGTGCATTGGCTTGGGGGCGGTTGACGGCCGCCTGTTCCGGCACATGGTAGTCGGGCCCCACCGCCGAGCAGGCGGCGAGCATGGCAATCAGTGCGGCGGCGAAAGGGAAACGCATCGTGCTCATGGTCGGCGTCCGCTTACTGCGCAGGGCGTTTTGCCGCCGTGCCGGTGTTGGCGTGTGGTTCGGCGGGCGTCGCCGGCCCGGGTCCGGCAGCCGCTTCCGGCGGCGCCTGGTCGGCGCCGGACGGCGCGGCATCGGCTACCTGCCGGGTCACGGCATCGACAGAGACGGTGGCCGTCTGGCCGGCGACCAGGCGTACACCTTGCGGCACTTCATCGATGTGCACGCGTACCGGTATGCGCTGCGCCAGCCGCACCCAGTTGAAGTTGGGGTTGACGTTGGGCAGCATGTTGGCCGCGGTGCTGCGATCGCGGTCCGCGATGCCCATGGCGATGCTTTCGACGTGCCCGCGAAGCACGCGCGGTTCGCCCATCAGCGCGACGGTGACCGGGTCGCCCTCATGGATGCGCGGCAGCTTGGTTTCTTCAAAGTAGCCTTCGACGTAGAAGCTGTTGGCGTCCACCAGCGCCATGACGCCGCGCCCGGCGGTGGCATAGGCGCCCACGCGCAAATCCAGATTGGTGACCCGGCCATCCGTGGCGGCCACGACGCGGCTGCGCTCCAGATTCAGGCGGGCGACGTCCAGCGCCACCTTTGCCTGCGCCAGCGCGGCCTGTGCCTGCTCCACGCGCGTCTGGCTCTGCTCGCGGACTTCCGCCGACACCAATTGCCCCAGCTCCCGATTGCGCCGCGCGTCGCGGTTGGCTTGCGCCAGCGCCACGGTTTGCGATTCCACCGCCGCCTTGGCCTGCTCGAACGCCAGCTGGAAACGGGCCCGGTCGATTTCGAACAGCACGTCTCCGGCTTTCACATCCTGGTTGTCGTGCACCGGCACCGCGGTCACCAGCCCGGATACGTCGGGCGCGACCTGGACGACGTAGGCCTTGACGCGGCCATCGCGTGTCCAGGGTTCCAGCTCATAGTGCGACCACAAGCGCCAGCCGGCGTAGGCGGCAGCAACCACCAGGATCACGGTGACGGCGAACCGGACGAAGTCGAGCGGACCGGGCAGGGAAGGGACCTTCATGACTATCTCGAGAAAATCAAAGGGGAAACGCGCACCACGGCGTAGAGCAGCACGACGTAAAGGGCGAGATCGAACAGGGCGGGGTGCCACACCAGCCGATAGACGCCGGTCAGCGCCAGCAAGCGGCGCACGAACCAAGCCAGGCCCAGCGTGATGACGCCGAGGACCAGCAGCCAGGGCAGGTAGACGCCGTACAGACTGATTTCGCCGATCATGACGTTGCTCCTGAATCGGATTGCGGCTGGCCGGCGCGGGCGCTGTGAACGCCCTGCGGCACGTAGGCTGGCGCTTGCGGGAACAGGCCGCGGCGCAGCCCCACCAGCGCGACGATGGCCCGGTCGCGCGCGGCGCCGGCGGGCGCGGCGCTGGTGCGCGCCAGCGCCGTATCGAGCCGCGGCAGGAAGGTATCGGGCTTGTCGCCGCGGCCGCGGATGCGGTTGCGGAACCACTGCGCCAGGCAGGAAAGCACGGGCCGGATTGCGGCGTCTGCAACGGGCAGTTCGGCCCGCGCACGCTGCAGTTCGACGATTTCGTTGCCAACGCGCAAGTCGAGCAGGGTGTCTTCCTCGACAGGGGTTTCGTTCTGGCCGCGCACCGCCAGGCGGGCATAGACCAGCCCTATGCGGTCGAGCATGCGCACGGTGTAGGCGTTGCCGGCGGGCGGCCGGTCGGCCGACGCCAGCTGAGCCAGGTCGCGCCAGTTCGCGGCCTGGATGCGGCGCGCGCTGTACTCGGCGCTCATCCTGCGCAGCAGCGCGGCCACCACGGCGGCGGTGCCCACGCCGATGATCTGGGCGGTCATGGTATCGATGAACGAGACCAGGTCCGCCGTGTTGGTATCGTGCATGGCCAGCGTGCCGGAAAAGCCGAAGAACACCGCCATGGCCTTGCCCATGCTGGCGGGCCGGGCGATGTAGATGCCGCAGACGAAGCACACCGGGAACATCACCAGGGCCACCATCTCGAAGGAGTGCAGGGCCGGCAGCACCCCAAGCAGGTAGATGGCCGACAGCGGAATCGACACCACGGTATAGGTCAGGAACTGCATGATCCCGGGAACCGGATCGTCCTGGGTTGCGAAGAAGCAGCTGAAGATGGCGGCCATCATGGCTGCCGTCGCGCCATTGGTCCACGCCGTGCCGATCCAGAACGCGCAGCACACGCTGATCGCCACCGCGGCCGAGACGGAAGACAGCAGGGCGACGCCATGATCGTGGTGCAGCGCCCGGTTCGACGTGGCGGCTTCGCGCGGCATGGGCGTGGGTGCGCCGGACAAACCGGCCTGGATATCCCGCCGCAGCGCGAACCCGCGTTCGCAATGCTCGATCAGCTCGCGCAGGCGCGTGGTCAGGCTCACCATGAGCAGGGCGTTCCAGTCCGAACCCCCGTCCACCGAGGGCATCAGGCGTTCGACGCGTGCGCGCAGCGCCGCGCCGCGCGCACGATCGCCCCGCGGGCCGGCTTCGACCCACGCCGAAATATCGTCGAGCAGCGCGGGCAATTCCGGCGGCAGCGGCTGGCCCGAGGCGCGCAGGGCGCGCAGACGGTCTTCCAGCGAGGACACCGTAGGCGTCAGCGCGGCCATGCGGTCCTGCATGGCCGCCACCGAGCGGGCCGTCCACCGGATATGGCCCGTGTCGTAGGGAACGTGGGTGGACAGCAGGCGCAACTGGGTGATGTCGTTGGCCAGCGCCCTGCGGTCCT
The sequence above is a segment of the Bordetella genomosp. 9 genome. Coding sequences within it:
- a CDS encoding GMC family oxidoreductase — its product is MEDYDFIIAGGGTAGCILADRLTANGRYRVLMLEAGRDAANMWVAIPAGFSKLLVDPVYNWRFQTEPEENVCQRAIAVPRGKGLGGSTLINGGIYVRGQQADYDAWERAGAEGWSWRDVAPYFRRFEDYPQGDASRGKGGPMHLVQVRERFPLSEAFLAAAREDGQPLNPDYNGARQEGFGYYQVLQHRGRRWSVVQGYLAAARRRPNLHILPEAHVTRLVFEGRRCVGVRYRRQGQESTARARIETLLCMGAVQSPQMLELSGIGDPRRLGGLGVGVVHPLPGVGENYQEHFATRMNWRVKGTVTLNEMSRGWRLLRELGKYYAGRRGILTLGTGLVHGFVRTSPDLPDADVQYFFVHASYANAATRILDRHPGMTIGVTQLRPRSVGSIHARSPDPFDAPSIRPNFLSDETDRRCLVEGMRIARRIVHRPAMQRYVEAELSPGEQVNTFEEWLDFARRNGQTIYHPVGTCRMGQDPKAVTDPRLRVHGLAGLRVVDASVIPSMVSGNTQAAVMMVAEKGADLILADAAAA
- a CDS encoding shikimate dehydrogenase family protein, producing MTPISGKTRVFGILADPIHHVQAPARLNAYFADAGYDGVMIPMHVRPDSLPAVVAGLRGMENLGGVVVTVPHKTAILALCDEASEVTRQIGAANVVRRDPDGRLVATMLDGEGFVRGLLGEGRQVQGRQAYLAGAGGAANAIAFALVQAGVARLTIANRTAAKAEDLRRRVLALHPHADVRIGNADPSGHDLVINGTSLGLRPGDALPLDVSRLSPAQLVCEVIMQPKETALLLAARERGCAVHYGAPMLASQLALMAEFLGVPSASPAA
- a CDS encoding ABC transporter ATP-binding protein, which produces MHKSFATAQGPLPVLRGVRLRLEAGRSLALMGESGSGKSTLLHIIAGLEKPDSGQVLADGRAVHARGEAGLAQWRRTGIGLIFQQYNLIGSLDVSANLAFHARLAGRHDPAWVAHITDRLGLGSLLARYPEQLSGGQQQRVAIGRALAGRPALVLADEPTGSLDEASGDAVLDLLLELVREAGSALLMVTHSGRLAGRLDRRLTLHLGRIQAGVQDGAVSRRQA
- the ypfH gene encoding esterase, with the protein product MSLSTDIESVPAQGEVRQLFILLHGSGGAPADMQGLAEAVRRAFPQAAIVAPAGFEPYDGPGEGRQWFSTRGIDEDNRPARVARALPALVAYIRACQLRFHLLQSDTALAGFSQGAIMALEATAAHDGLAGRVLAFSGRYAAMPHAAPQYTTIHLLHGADDSVMPVSHARRAQARLSELHGDSTIDVATHVGHELHPALIERAVVRLQTCVPLRSWEAALGLNQAAPPGTLLH
- a CDS encoding lipocalin-like domain-containing protein yields the protein MLRRYGARLAGRVALAAAVLLTGGCERADPPPGASYAGLGSEAGGYLQVERGRALQFPADHGAHDGYRIEWWYVTAALEDEQGQPWGAQWTLFRSALRPGRDGAGWESPNVWMAHAALTDARRHDFAEKFARGGVGQAGVRATPFEAWIDDWSLQSAGAAPDDAGESADGVNRLTMQAGGKDFSYRLTLVADGPLVLHGDGGYSEKSGQGQASYYYSQPFYRVEGEVRRGQERHHVRGRAWLDREWSSQPLSADQRGWDWFSLHLAGGDKLMLFQVRQSSGGPFRAGTWIGADGRAVVLDGTQIRLDPQGWTDQHNGRRVPTRWRVRVAGPSGKELDVNAAAVYPQAWMGTAFPYWEGPVRLDSGGTGYLEMTGY
- a CDS encoding ABC transporter permease — translated: MMRSVLIAILALASHWRRHRLQCVSILSGLWLATALWSGVQALNAQARADYARASAVLAGADAAQWLPSTGEWLEQDVYVALRRAGWQVSPVVEGRLRFPGDPPVALRVLGIEPLSLPPDSVVAGRRAAAFDLGAFIGEPGQAWAGPDTLARLGLMDGDTPVTVDGDRLPPLRLQPQLAPGVIVMDIGHAQRLLHAAGKISRLLLAQASARTPDGTATPGGHDGEPGAVEPPAQWAGRLKAAPPADRADLDRLTRSFHLNLTAMGLLAFIVGLFIVHASIGLALEQRRPLLRTLRACGVSLRVLVAALGAELTAFALAGGLAGVATGYLLAGALLGNVAASLRGLYGAEVASHLALPPSWWLAGIAMTLAGMLAAGGASLWRAARLPLLALARPQAWRGAQAAALRRRVWAAGALAIVAAACGVAGNSLASAFTMQAAILLAAALLLPALLDGALAWAARHAGGPLAAWFVADSRQQLPALSLALMALLLALAASVGVGSMTEGFRATFLGWLDQRLSADLYATPHDSAQGETAAAWLRERRDVHAVLPQWRADTRIQGWPLELQGVENHAETRRQWPLLSHTGEAWARVAQGEGVMISEQLARRLGLGLGARLALPAENGGTRAYAIVGLYADYGNPKGHVLMDAAALRRDWPSASLRSLHVYAVAGQAAHVRAALARRFETAGMQIVDQAGIKQWSRQVFERTFAATGALNGLTLGVAGVAVFIGLLTLSHSRLAQLAPLWALGVQRSRLAWLALGQVSMLSAMTVLCAIPLGILLAWCLVAVVNVQAFGWRLPLHVFPMQLVRLAALGLMTSLLAAAWPVWQLRRRQPAELLRQFAGEA